Below is a genomic region from Aneurinibacillus migulanus.
GTCTCTCCTTCCTTTCTACTACATAAACCGAAGTTTTTTGCGCAGTGCTTCCCTGCCTCGGTGAATTCTGGTTTTGATGGTGGAGATGGGTAGCTGGACCGCTTCACTGATTTCCTGCAGGCTTAAATCTTCAATGTAGCGTAGCAACATGACCGCCCTGTATTTAGGGCTTAATCCCATGATGGCACCCTGTACTTCTCCCTGCAATTCATCTGTTAGCACTTCCTCTTCCGGTCCCTTGCTCGTGTCGGCAAGCCGGTCATGCCAGTCCACTCCCTCTGCTCCGGAAATTTCTGCGTCAATGGAGAGATTTTTCTTTCTTTTTCTGAGAAGATCAATACTGAGATTCGAAGCGATACGGTATATCCATGTAGAGAACTTGTACTGGGGGTCATAGTTGTCCAGGTTAGCGTATACGCGCAGGAATGTCTCCTGGGCCACGTCCTCCGCTTCCTGCCGGTTACCCACCATTCGGTAGGAAACATGGTATACCTTATCCTTGTACAAATCGACCAGTTCGGCAAAAGCGTCACGATCCCCATTTTTTGCCCGCTGGATAATCCGTTGCTCGGTAATGTCCAATTTGCTCCACATCCTAAATCAGTTTCCCGTATATTACATACGTCTGCTCTACATTACAGGTTTCACAAAAAAATAAAAAGACGAGAACGCATAATGCGCGCCCTCGCTTGCCTTTATCCATTTTGCTTCTTTATTATATTAGTTTTTCGCCGAATACGGAACCCATTAACGCTACCGCAACGCGCGCCGTCTGATTCATCTGATCGAGGATCGGATTAACCTCCACGAACTCAGCGCTGGTCAATACGTTGGCTTCAGCTAGAATTTCCATTGCGAGATGGCTTTCACGATAGCTGATGCCTCCGATAACTGGCGTTCCAACACCTGGACAATCGTGCGGATCAAGACCATCCAAATCAAGACTCAGATGAACGCCATCCGTTCCGTCCGTGACGATTTTCATCGCCTCCTCCATGACTCGTGCCATGCCCAAGCGATCGATTTCGTGCATTGTAAATACTTTAACGCCAAGCTTTTTGATAAACTCTTTCTCGCCGGGATCCAATGCCCGTGCTCCGATAAGCACCGTTTTTTCAGGATTTAGTCTGACATTCGAGCTTCCGATAGAGGTGAGCGATTCATGACCGTATCCAAGACTTACAGCAAGTGACATACCATGAATGTTTCCTGACGGAGAAGTTTCTGCTGTGTTCATATCACCATGAGCATCATACCAGATAACACCGGACTTTGGACGGTGCGTAAGCACGCCAGCAATCGTACCGATGGCGATGCTGTGGTCCCCTCCGATAACAAGCGGAAAGTTCCCTTTGGCCATCTCACCTGCGACCGTTTCGCACAGTTCAAGGTTTACCCGTGCGATTTCGTCTAAATACTTGAGATTTGTGCCTGCAGTCGTATTTTCCTTCGGACGACGTACGATGATGTCGCCTTTATCCTGCACCTTGTATCCGATTTTCTCCAAACGCTCCACAATTCCAGCGTAACGGATGGCGCTTGGTCCCATGTCTACACCGCGTCGGTCCGCTCCCAAATCCATCGGAACACCAACAACCGAAATATTTCGATTCATTGAAGGATTCATATATGTAAGCCCTCTCTTTCTATATGGTACGTTTATTTTATCTCTTTCGGAACAAATGACTCAACTCGACAGGTTTATGAATGGTTATACATCTGTCGGCAGAATATATTCTATATATATTCTGGGTTTGAAGAATCGATAAAAGGGGTAAATAAATAGGGCTTTTTATAGAAGGGGGGTTGCCATGATCACGTTTTCTTCCGTCTCCAAAACATATGAGGATGGCACACAGGCTATTCGCGGGCTCGATTTTACCATTCAGGCCGGCGAACTTTTCGTGCTTATCGGCCCAAGCGGCTGCGGTAAAACGACGACAATGAAAATGATTAACAGATTAATCGAGCCAACAGAAGGGAAAATTCTCTTGCATGATCGGGAAATACATATGTTTAACGTTCAGGAGCTCCGCTGGAATATCGGGTATGTACTCCAGCAAATTGCGCTGTTTCCCCATATGACAATCGCTGAGAATATTGCACTCGTTCCAGAGATGAAAAAGTGGAAAAAAAAGCAGATAAGCGACCGCATTGATGAACTTCTACATATGGTAGGCCTTAATCCTGCCACGTACCGTGATAGAAAGCCATCTGAATTGTCTGGCGGTCAGCAGCAGCGTGTCGGTGTTATACGGGCATTAGCAGCCGACCCGGAGGTAATTTTAATGGATGAGCCCTTCAGCGCACTTGATCCACTCAGCCGCGAACAACTGCAACAGGATATTCGCAGTCTTCAACAGAAAATTAAGAAGACCATCGTATTCGTTACACATGATATGGATGAGGCGATGGCTATCGGTGATCGCGTCTGCTTAATGAAAAATGGAGAAACAATACAAATCGATACGCCACAGAATATGATTCTACGCCCTGCTAACGACTTCGTACGCGAGTTTATCGGGAACCGTAAATCTTCCTGGCTAACTACAGTGGATGTAATCAGCGAAACAAGAAGTCCTCATCTCCTATCGATTCATGAATGGGAAAAAGGACACATCTCAAGCACCTTACCGCTGTATATCGTTGAAGAGGACGGTTCCCTGTTCGGTAAGATTGTGGAAGGCAGCATTGTTCGGGAATACGTTCCTATGATACCTAATGACATGAGGCTAGCCCAAGCTTTGCCTCTCTTTGAACAGTATCAGGTAGAAGCCTTACCTGTCGTTAAAGGCTCGAAAGTGATCGGCATACTTTCATACCGTACAATTGTACATTATCTTGCGAAAGAGCATGAGAAGGAGATAAGTGGGATATAATGCAGAGCTTTTTTGAGTTACTCGAAAAAAACCAGGATATCCTGCTCTCGACGATTTGGCGTCATTTGCAGTTATCCGTCGTCTCCCTCCTATTTGCACTGTTGATAGCCCTACCGCTCGGTATCTACCTTACGCGTAACAAACGAATCGCCGAACCGATTATCGGCGTAACGGCTGTATTGCAGACCATTCCTAGTCTGGCTCTGCTTGGCTTTATGATCCCGCTTATCGGTATTGGTCCTACTCCGGCTATTATTGCTTTAACCGCTTATGCACTGCTACCGATTCTACGCAATACATATACTGGAATTAGTGGTGTAGACCCGGCATTAATCGAGGCTGCAACCAGTATGGGAATGAATTCCCGGCGTCGTCTCACCAAAGTAGAGCTTCCTCTCGCAATGCCTACCATTATGGCCGGTATCCGTACAGCAATGGTACTAATTGTAGGAACGGCCACGCTGGCTGCCCTTATCGGCGCAGGAGGCCTCGGCGATTTGATTCTTACGGGTATTCAGCGAGCGGATAACGCGTATATTCTACTGGGAGCCATTCCCTCAGCTCTGCTCGCCATTTTACTCGATGTACT
It encodes:
- a CDS encoding ABC transporter ATP-binding protein yields the protein MITFSSVSKTYEDGTQAIRGLDFTIQAGELFVLIGPSGCGKTTTMKMINRLIEPTEGKILLHDREIHMFNVQELRWNIGYVLQQIALFPHMTIAENIALVPEMKKWKKKQISDRIDELLHMVGLNPATYRDRKPSELSGGQQQRVGVIRALAADPEVILMDEPFSALDPLSREQLQQDIRSLQQKIKKTIVFVTHDMDEAMAIGDRVCLMKNGETIQIDTPQNMILRPANDFVREFIGNRKSSWLTTVDVISETRSPHLLSIHEWEKGHISSTLPLYIVEEDGSLFGKIVEGSIVREYVPMIPNDMRLAQALPLFEQYQVEALPVVKGSKVIGILSYRTIVHYLAKEHEKEISGI
- the sigW gene encoding RNA polymerase sigma factor SigW → MDITEQRIIQRAKNGDRDAFAELVDLYKDKVYHVSYRMVGNRQEAEDVAQETFLRVYANLDNYDPQYKFSTWIYRIASNLSIDLLRKRKKNLSIDAEISGAEGVDWHDRLADTSKGPEEEVLTDELQGEVQGAIMGLSPKYRAVMLLRYIEDLSLQEISEAVQLPISTIKTRIHRGREALRKKLRFM
- the rocF gene encoding arginase, whose amino-acid sequence is MNRNISVVGVPMDLGADRRGVDMGPSAIRYAGIVERLEKIGYKVQDKGDIIVRRPKENTTAGTNLKYLDEIARVNLELCETVAGEMAKGNFPLVIGGDHSIAIGTIAGVLTHRPKSGVIWYDAHGDMNTAETSPSGNIHGMSLAVSLGYGHESLTSIGSSNVRLNPEKTVLIGARALDPGEKEFIKKLGVKVFTMHEIDRLGMARVMEEAMKIVTDGTDGVHLSLDLDGLDPHDCPGVGTPVIGGISYRESHLAMEILAEANVLTSAEFVEVNPILDQMNQTARVAVALMGSVFGEKLI